The following are encoded in a window of Deinococcus aerophilus genomic DNA:
- the pstB gene encoding phosphate ABC transporter ATP-binding protein PstB — MTPILSARNVNIFYGDKQAVQNVSLDVQRGTVNALIGPSGCGKTTFLRAINRMHDLTPGARVTGQILLDGQDVYAAGVDPVAMRRRVGMVFQKPNPFPTMSVFDNVVAGLKLAGIRNRDQLMAVAERSLKGAALWEEVKDRLNTPATGLSGGQQQRLCIARALAVDPEILLMDEPTSALDPASTAKIEDLMSELKKVTTIVIVTHNMHQAARVSDTTSFFLVGDLVEHGSTDQIFQNPRDERTEAYVTGRFG; from the coding sequence ATGACCCCCATCCTCAGTGCCCGAAATGTCAATATCTTCTACGGCGACAAGCAGGCCGTGCAAAACGTGAGTCTGGATGTGCAGCGCGGCACCGTCAACGCCCTGATTGGTCCCTCGGGCTGCGGCAAGACCACCTTTCTGCGGGCGATCAACCGCATGCACGACCTCACCCCCGGAGCGCGGGTGACCGGGCAGATCCTGCTGGACGGCCAGGACGTCTACGCTGCCGGGGTGGACCCGGTGGCCATGCGCCGGCGCGTGGGCATGGTCTTCCAGAAGCCCAATCCCTTTCCCACCATGAGCGTCTTCGACAACGTGGTTGCCGGACTCAAGCTGGCCGGCATACGCAACCGGGATCAGCTGATGGCGGTGGCCGAGCGCAGCCTGAAGGGTGCGGCGCTGTGGGAGGAGGTCAAGGACCGTCTGAACACCCCGGCCACCGGCCTGTCCGGCGGACAACAGCAGCGCCTGTGCATCGCCCGTGCGCTGGCCGTGGACCCCGAGATTCTGCTGATGGACGAACCCACCAGCGCGCTCGACCCGGCCAGCACCGCCAAGATCGAGGACCTGATGTCCGAGCTCAAGAAGGTCACGACCATCGTCATCGTGACGCACAACATGCATCAGGCCGCGCGGGTAAGCGACACCACCTCGTTTTTTCTGGTGGGCGACCTCGTGGAACACGGCTCCACCGACCAGATCTTCCAGAATCCCCGCGACGAGCGGACCGAGGCCTACGTGACCGGACGCTTCGGCTGA
- a CDS encoding carbohydrate ABC transporter permease: MSQKTTVRPVDARPGRDRVRRETSEARLAFWLLLPAALLLCGVLLFPMLTTFRDSFFFNKLTEPYNGQPFVGLKNYVQMFGDPRFGQAMRNTLFFAILTVGGSFLVGIPMALAAHTPSRIRGLARVALLLPWAMPPVMTGLIFAWLFNAQYGVFNDFLVRLGIVQEPLRWLSTPGLAVLAMVVTIVWKTSSFVALIVLGGLQGIPRELTEASEVDGATRVQSFFRVILPLLAPSLAVAFIFRAISAVQVFDIPYTFIQQAPAQGLLETLGVYIYRTSIEFLDFGYAATLSVALFAVSLAVTAVYVRFVRDGAST, from the coding sequence GTGAGTCAGAAGACCACCGTCCGGCCCGTGGACGCTCGCCCGGGCCGGGACCGGGTGCGGCGCGAGACCTCCGAGGCGCGGCTGGCCTTCTGGCTGCTGCTGCCTGCCGCGCTGCTGCTGTGCGGCGTGCTGCTGTTTCCCATGTTGACCACCTTCCGGGACAGCTTCTTCTTCAACAAGCTCACCGAGCCGTACAACGGCCAGCCCTTCGTGGGCCTCAAGAATTACGTGCAGATGTTCGGCGATCCGCGTTTTGGGCAGGCGATGAGAAACACCCTGTTCTTCGCGATACTGACGGTGGGCGGTTCATTTCTGGTCGGCATCCCGATGGCGCTCGCGGCCCACACGCCCAGCCGCATCCGGGGACTGGCGCGGGTGGCGCTGCTGCTGCCGTGGGCCATGCCGCCGGTCATGACCGGCCTGATCTTCGCGTGGCTGTTCAATGCCCAGTACGGCGTGTTCAACGACTTTCTGGTGCGGCTCGGCATCGTTCAGGAGCCGCTGCGCTGGCTCAGCACGCCGGGACTGGCGGTGCTGGCCATGGTCGTCACGATTGTCTGGAAGACCAGTTCCTTCGTGGCCCTGATTGTGCTGGGCGGGCTGCAGGGCATTCCGCGCGAGCTGACCGAGGCCTCCGAGGTGGACGGCGCCACCCGCGTGCAGTCGTTCTTCCGGGTGATTCTGCCGCTGCTGGCCCCCAGCCTGGCGGTGGCCTTCATCTTCCGGGCCATCAGCGCCGTGCAGGTCTTCGATATTCCCTACACCTTCATTCAGCAGGCGCCCGCCCAGGGACTGCTGGAAACCCTGGGGGTCTACATCTACCGCACCTCCATCGAGTTTCTGGACTTCGGTTACGCCGCGACCCTGAGCGTGGCGCTGTTCGCGGTGAGCCTGGCGGTCACGGCGGTCTACGTGCGCTTCGTGCGCGACGGAGCGAGCACATGA
- a CDS encoding LLM class flavin-dependent oxidoreductase: MTPSSQSEFLWFLQLSRDGEFIGTKDKPPRKPTLPYLQSLITTAGEAGFDALLTATNYHSEHENYTAAVAALAQTAATDPALLIAVRPGMFQPAMYAKMLATLQNLFPGRVRLNIVTGSSPAENAMYGDFEDHARRYERTREFMTILRQLWTQPPPQSHRSDLYAFENAVLDPPPAQPIPIYFGGASPVAQQIAADLADVYLMWGEREDMLAERMAQMQALADKNGRTLRYGLRTHVIVRETEAEARAAAERLISRVDPQVRAAFVASHAHVDGVGQQRQIEMMKGLDSDLMVEPGLWAGVGMARSGVGVALIGDPQQVADKIRRYEDMGFSSFIFSGYPHLEEARRFGELVMPLLKGKAEEGRAIHTDKVAPVA, translated from the coding sequence ATGACCCCTTCCTCCCAGTCCGAATTTCTGTGGTTCCTGCAACTCTCGCGGGACGGCGAGTTCATCGGCACCAAGGACAAGCCGCCGCGCAAACCCACGCTGCCGTATCTGCAGAGCCTGATCACCACGGCGGGCGAGGCGGGCTTTGACGCGCTGCTCACGGCCACCAACTACCACAGCGAACACGAGAACTACACGGCGGCGGTGGCCGCCCTGGCCCAGACGGCGGCCACCGACCCGGCGCTGCTCATCGCCGTGCGGCCCGGCATGTTCCAGCCTGCCATGTACGCCAAGATGCTCGCCACGCTGCAGAATCTGTTTCCGGGGCGCGTGCGCCTGAACATCGTGACCGGCAGCAGTCCTGCCGAAAACGCCATGTACGGCGACTTTGAGGACCACGCCCGCCGCTATGAGCGCACCCGCGAGTTCATGACCATCCTGCGCCAGCTGTGGACCCAGCCCCCTCCTCAGTCGCACCGGTCTGACCTGTACGCCTTCGAAAACGCCGTGCTGGATCCGCCCCCGGCGCAGCCCATCCCGATTTACTTCGGCGGGGCGTCTCCGGTGGCGCAGCAGATCGCTGCCGATCTCGCCGACGTGTACCTGATGTGGGGAGAGCGCGAGGACATGCTCGCCGAACGCATGGCCCAGATGCAGGCACTGGCCGATAAAAACGGCCGCACCCTGCGCTATGGCCTGCGCACCCACGTCATCGTCCGGGAAACCGAGGCCGAGGCCCGCGCCGCCGCCGAGCGGCTGATCAGCCGGGTCGATCCGCAGGTGCGCGCCGCCTTCGTCGCCAGCCACGCCCATGTGGATGGCGTGGGCCAGCAGCGTCAGATCGAGATGATGAAAGGGCTGGACAGCGATCTGATGGTCGAACCCGGCCTGTGGGCCGGCGTGGGCATGGCCCGCAGCGGCGTGGGCGTGGCCCTGATCGGTGATCCCCAGCAGGTGGCCGACAAGATCCGGCGTTATGAGGACATGGGCTTTTCCTCATTCATCTTCAGCGGCTACCCGCATCTGGAGGAGGCCCGCCGCTTCGGCGAACTGGTGATGCCGCTGCTGAAGGGGAAAGCCGAGGAGGGCCGCGCCATCCACACCGACAAGGTGGCGCCGGTGGCCTGA
- a CDS encoding phosphate signaling complex PhoU family protein — MSSAVQITGPVSVGLVTGRFLRMLSIIMEQLDAVRDADARAEFAGLSVRAHALERETDALEREIEDLCLRAFALPLSREELAFHTVVFRSLTNLERVGDYALKLARDLEDFAPRARSATLQDVLPLVRLLSEMLERLAYAFAERDVDAAREVMRLDFEQVDALYEQMQRASLTRLLERPEDTGVALTAGRMARSLERLGDHLVNVAERLVALTAGEVGACAVPGDGPPVSDAAEGATRSHRAS; from the coding sequence ATGAGCAGCGCCGTACAGATCACCGGACCGGTCAGCGTGGGCCTGGTCACCGGGCGCTTTTTGCGGATGCTCAGCATCATCATGGAGCAGCTTGACGCCGTGCGGGACGCCGACGCCCGCGCCGAATTCGCAGGGTTATCGGTCCGTGCCCACGCGCTGGAACGCGAGACCGACGCCCTGGAACGCGAGATCGAGGACCTGTGCCTGCGCGCCTTCGCCCTGCCGCTGAGCCGCGAGGAACTGGCCTTTCATACGGTGGTCTTTCGCAGCCTGACCAATCTGGAACGGGTCGGCGATTACGCCCTGAAACTGGCCCGCGACCTGGAGGACTTTGCTCCCCGCGCCCGCAGCGCCACCCTGCAGGACGTGCTGCCGCTGGTCCGTCTGCTCTCGGAGATGCTCGAGCGGCTGGCCTACGCCTTTGCCGAACGTGACGTGGACGCTGCCCGTGAGGTCATGCGCCTGGATTTTGAGCAGGTGGACGCCCTGTACGAGCAGATGCAGCGGGCCAGCCTGACCCGCCTGCTCGAGCGCCCCGAGGACACCGGAGTCGCCCTGACCGCCGGGCGCATGGCCCGCAGCCTGGAACGGCTGGGCGACCACCTGGTCAACGTCGCCGAGCGTCTGGTGGCCCTGACGGCCGGTGAGGTGGGGGCCTGCGCCGTACCGGGTGACGGACCCCCGGTCAGTGACGCTGCGGAAGGTGCGACAAGAAGCCACCGGGCCAGCTGA
- a CDS encoding S49 family peptidase: MPPFNIPFLNKTSDLPSGMTHPTWIVLDVTGPYPERNPSTPLAALLNRTETLEALQARIEKLREAEWLHGVLVKISEFSASPAAAHAIRGMLGRLSQDKRVVAYLPQLTMTALIAASGAKEIAAPESADVMLGGFGVEQTYLGEFLKKHGIEFENLRIREYKAALTRFSQDHMDDANREQLQAYLDGLEAAWTDDLAAARGVDREAAAAWLAGDLTSAQGALEAGLITRVAYEDELVGPGTRPLAAVIDLLMPRQFGKKGSGKVAVVPVIGSIVTGKSRNNPLPLPLLGGPMAGSDTVVAALKRAREDKDTRAIVLYVNSGGGSALASDLMWREVATSEKPVVVVMGEYAASGGYYVATHAKHIVASPYTLTGSIGVVSGKPILREFNARQGLNPERVGRDRALMYSPSRPYSDNERGHVERGILEVYDRFTTRVAEGRGLSKAQVNEIGRGRIWSGRDALERGLVDELGDLHTGIERACELAGLPYDAPVYTATPKNHGPLPEFVQEAGRAAQVGVWPFGRERVLTWFDQEVRVR; encoded by the coding sequence ATGCCTCCTTTCAACATTCCCTTCCTCAACAAGACCTCGGATCTGCCCAGCGGCATGACCCACCCCACCTGGATCGTGCTGGACGTCACCGGTCCGTACCCGGAACGCAATCCCAGCACTCCCCTCGCCGCGCTGTTAAACCGCACCGAAACGCTCGAGGCCCTGCAGGCCCGCATCGAGAAACTGCGCGAGGCCGAGTGGCTGCACGGCGTTCTGGTCAAGATCAGCGAGTTCAGCGCCTCGCCCGCTGCCGCGCACGCCATCCGGGGCATGCTGGGCCGGCTCTCGCAGGACAAACGGGTGGTGGCCTACCTGCCGCAACTCACCATGACCGCCCTGATCGCCGCGAGCGGCGCCAAGGAAATTGCCGCGCCCGAGTCGGCAGACGTGATGCTCGGTGGTTTTGGGGTGGAACAGACCTACCTGGGCGAGTTCCTGAAAAAGCACGGCATCGAGTTCGAGAACCTGCGCATCCGCGAGTACAAGGCCGCCCTGACCCGCTTCTCGCAGGACCACATGGACGACGCCAACCGGGAGCAGCTGCAGGCCTACCTCGACGGGCTGGAAGCCGCCTGGACCGACGACCTTGCCGCTGCGCGGGGCGTGGACCGTGAAGCTGCCGCCGCGTGGCTCGCAGGCGACCTGACCAGCGCACAGGGAGCGCTGGAGGCGGGCCTGATCACCAGGGTCGCCTACGAGGACGAACTTGTCGGCCCCGGCACCCGCCCGCTGGCCGCCGTGATCGACCTGCTGATGCCGCGCCAGTTCGGCAAGAAGGGAAGCGGCAAGGTGGCGGTCGTGCCGGTGATCGGCAGCATCGTCACCGGCAAGAGCCGCAACAACCCGCTGCCCCTGCCGCTGCTGGGCGGCCCGATGGCCGGTTCGGACACGGTGGTCGCTGCCCTCAAGCGTGCCAGGGAGGACAAGGACACCCGCGCCATCGTGCTGTATGTCAACAGCGGCGGCGGCTCGGCCCTCGCCTCGGACCTGATGTGGCGCGAGGTCGCCACCTCGGAAAAACCGGTGGTCGTGGTGATGGGCGAGTATGCGGCGAGCGGCGGTTACTACGTCGCCACCCACGCCAAACACATCGTCGCCTCGCCGTACACCCTGACCGGCAGCATCGGCGTGGTGAGCGGCAAGCCGATCCTGAGGGAATTTAACGCCCGTCAGGGCCTGAATCCCGAGCGGGTGGGCCGCGACCGCGCGCTGATGTACAGCCCCAGCCGCCCCTACAGCGATAACGAACGCGGGCACGTGGAGCGCGGCATCCTGGAGGTCTACGACCGGTTTACCACCCGCGTCGCCGAGGGCCGGGGCCTGAGCAAGGCGCAGGTCAACGAGATCGGGCGCGGGCGCATCTGGAGCGGGCGCGACGCTCTGGAGCGCGGTCTGGTGGATGAGCTGGGCGACCTGCACACCGGCATCGAGCGGGCCTGCGAGCTGGCCGGGCTGCCCTACGACGCGCCCGTGTACACCGCCACCCCCAAGAACCATGGTCCCCTGCCCGAATTTGTGCAGGAGGCAGGCCGCGCCGCGCAGGTGGGCGTGTGGCCCTTTGGCCGTGAGCGGGTGCTGACGTGGTTCGATCAGGAAGTGCGGGTGCGCTGA
- a CDS encoding carbohydrate ABC transporter permease has protein sequence MTAEQAAPERLSPGDRVGRVLGLSALIVGGFFPLVWMILTSLKTEAELQKFPVQYLPGALDFANYTRVFTEQPFARFFFNSLTVSLLSTLLCIAVAVPAAYALARLQVWGRGALLTAVVAFSMFPVVSLLVPLFRLFRGADLLNSYPALILPYAALSLPVAILTLVAFFSAIPRDLEAAAMVDGTSRVGALWRVVLPLSAPGVVTAALLIFVNSWNEFLLALSFNTKLDMRTVSVGVTLYQGEFAFPWPLIAAAVVIATIPVVALIAIFQRRFVAGLTAGGVKA, from the coding sequence ATGACGGCCGAGCAAGCCGCTCCCGAACGCCTGTCTCCGGGTGACCGGGTGGGCCGCGTGCTGGGCCTGAGCGCCCTGATTGTCGGCGGTTTCTTTCCGCTGGTGTGGATGATTCTTACCAGCCTCAAGACCGAGGCCGAGCTGCAGAAATTCCCGGTGCAGTACCTGCCCGGCGCGCTGGACTTCGCCAACTACACCCGCGTGTTCACCGAGCAGCCCTTTGCCCGCTTCTTCTTCAACTCGCTGACGGTCAGCCTGCTGTCCACGCTGCTGTGTATTGCCGTGGCGGTTCCGGCGGCCTACGCCCTGGCCCGCCTGCAGGTGTGGGGGCGCGGGGCACTCCTCACGGCGGTGGTCGCCTTTTCCATGTTCCCGGTGGTCAGCCTGCTCGTGCCGCTGTTCCGACTGTTCCGCGGCGCGGACCTGCTGAACTCCTACCCGGCGCTGATTCTGCCCTACGCCGCCCTGAGCCTGCCGGTGGCGATCCTGACGCTGGTGGCCTTTTTCAGCGCCATTCCGCGTGATCTGGAGGCCGCGGCGATGGTGGACGGCACCAGCCGGGTGGGTGCGCTGTGGCGGGTCGTGCTGCCCCTTTCTGCTCCCGGTGTGGTCACGGCCGCGCTGCTGATCTTCGTGAACTCGTGGAACGAATTTCTGCTTGCCCTGAGCTTCAACACCAAGCTGGACATGCGCACCGTGAGCGTGGGCGTCACACTGTACCAGGGCGAGTTCGCCTTTCCGTGGCCGCTGATCGCCGCCGCCGTCGTGATCGCCACCATTCCGGTGGTTGCGCTGATCGCGATCTTCCAGCGCCGTTTCGTGGCCGGCCTGACGGCGGGCGGGGTGAAGGCTTGA
- the pstA gene encoding phosphate ABC transporter permease PstA, translated as MGGLILFATLLVVAPLILIFFYLLREGLGAINLDFFTKVPAPEGETGGGLLNAITGSLTMLAMASVFGVLIGISGGIFLAEYPRHPLMPTIRLVSDVLAGIPAIVMGLVAYGLIVLRFGFSGFAGALALGFLMIPIVVRTTEEVLKLVPQAVREAGLSLGLPQWLVTLRIVLPAAAGGIITGVMLALARVAGEAAPLLFTAFGNPNVNLDPSKPMSALPLEIYRGATSAYDENQRMAKAGALLLIVLIFVTSLLARRFSRRR; from the coding sequence ATGGGAGGCCTGATCCTGTTCGCCACCCTGCTGGTGGTTGCTCCGCTGATCCTGATCTTCTTTTACCTGCTGCGCGAGGGTCTGGGAGCCATCAATCTGGACTTTTTCACCAAGGTGCCGGCTCCCGAGGGCGAGACCGGCGGCGGCCTGCTCAATGCCATCACGGGCAGCCTGACCATGCTGGCGATGGCGAGCGTCTTCGGTGTCCTGATCGGGATCTCGGGCGGAATCTTCCTGGCCGAGTACCCGCGCCATCCGCTGATGCCGACCATCCGGCTGGTCAGCGACGTGCTGGCCGGCATTCCGGCCATCGTGATGGGACTGGTCGCCTACGGATTGATCGTGCTGCGCTTCGGTTTCTCGGGGTTTGCCGGAGCGCTGGCCCTGGGTTTCCTGATGATTCCCATCGTGGTTCGCACCACCGAGGAAGTGCTCAAGCTGGTGCCGCAGGCCGTGCGCGAAGCGGGGCTGAGCCTGGGCCTGCCGCAGTGGCTGGTCACGCTGCGCATCGTGTTGCCCGCCGCTGCCGGGGGCATCATCACCGGCGTGATGCTCGCGCTGGCGCGTGTGGCCGGAGAGGCCGCTCCGCTGCTGTTCACGGCCTTTGGCAACCCCAACGTCAACTTGGATCCCAGCAAGCCCATGAGCGCCCTGCCGCTGGAAATCTACCGGGGGGCCACCAGCGCCTATGACGAGAACCAGCGCATGGCCAAGGCGGGCGCACTGCTGCTCATCGTGTTGATCTTCGTGACCAGCCTGCTCGCCCGCCGCTTCAGCCGCCGCAGGTAA
- a CDS encoding M3 family oligoendopeptidase encodes MIPVNTDPAGATAAADMPRWRTDDLYAGLADPRFEADLSALRAEIQGLEQLFDELDVRKDGTVVMPETLERVLGAMNAVAERTGPLGSFINAFFTTDSRDALAQTRMAAFTTLTLPLGPLRSRLTAWLGRLDDEALAGLLADSGVACDHERFLRRAVELARHQMSPPEEDLAARLRPSGAGGWAKLHGNVSSQLKGDFRGERLPVTALRALSSDPDEAVRRDAHEAELAAWQSSEVVFAAALNGVKGEEGTLARRRGFADAVAPSLLTHGIDRATLDAMQAAVVRSFPDFRRYFAAKARALGKAKLDWWDLFAPVGESRTEWTYAAGTGFVERQFRGYSAPLGAFAAQAFAGDWVDAGPREGKRSGAFCMRWAQGHSRILMNHAPSLDSVSTLAHELGHGYHNARLAVHPPLQRETPMTLAETASIFCETVVQNAALATATGAERLYVLETQLMGHAQVVVDIHSRFLFERAVFERREAGDLGAQDLNDLMTWAQRETYGDALATLHPHMWAVKPHYYSLGFYNYPYTFGLLFGLGLYAQYEAARETGAEAEFQARYDELLASTGRADPLTLAARFGIDLHTPDFWEGSLDVIRRQIGAYVEAVGAG; translated from the coding sequence ATGATCCCTGTCAACACGGACCCCGCCGGGGCGACCGCGGCCGCCGACATGCCGCGCTGGCGTACCGATGACCTGTACGCTGGCCTCGCCGATCCCCGCTTCGAGGCGGACCTCAGTGCCCTGCGCGCTGAAATCCAGGGCCTGGAACAGCTGTTCGATGAACTGGACGTGCGCAAGGACGGAACTGTGGTCATGCCAGAAACGCTTGAACGCGTGCTGGGCGCAATGAACGCCGTGGCCGAGCGAACGGGGCCGCTGGGCTCGTTCATCAACGCCTTCTTTACCACCGACAGCCGCGACGCGCTGGCCCAGACGCGCATGGCGGCCTTTACCACCCTGACGTTGCCGCTGGGGCCGCTGCGCTCACGCCTGACCGCGTGGCTGGGCCGTCTGGATGACGAGGCTCTGGCGGGGCTGCTGGCCGACTCCGGGGTGGCCTGCGACCATGAACGCTTTTTGCGCCGCGCCGTGGAACTCGCCCGACATCAGATGTCTCCGCCCGAGGAAGACCTCGCCGCGCGCCTGCGCCCCAGTGGTGCCGGGGGCTGGGCTAAGCTTCACGGCAATGTCAGCAGCCAATTAAAAGGAGACTTCCGGGGCGAGCGCCTGCCGGTGACGGCCCTGCGCGCCCTGTCCAGCGACCCGGACGAGGCCGTGCGCCGCGACGCCCACGAGGCAGAACTGGCGGCGTGGCAGTCTTCCGAAGTGGTTTTTGCCGCCGCCCTCAACGGTGTCAAGGGCGAGGAAGGCACGCTGGCCCGGCGGCGCGGCTTTGCCGACGCGGTGGCTCCCAGCCTACTTACGCACGGCATAGACCGCGCCACGCTGGACGCCATGCAGGCGGCGGTGGTGCGTTCGTTTCCCGATTTCCGGCGCTACTTTGCGGCCAAGGCCCGCGCGCTGGGCAAGGCGAAGCTGGACTGGTGGGACCTGTTCGCGCCGGTGGGCGAGTCGCGCACCGAGTGGACCTATGCGGCGGGAACCGGGTTCGTGGAGCGGCAGTTCCGCGGCTACTCGGCCCCGCTGGGAGCCTTCGCCGCGCAGGCATTTGCCGGAGATTGGGTGGACGCCGGCCCACGCGAGGGCAAGCGCAGCGGTGCGTTCTGTATGCGCTGGGCGCAGGGCCACAGCCGCATCCTGATGAACCATGCCCCCAGCCTGGACAGTGTGTCCACGCTGGCCCACGAACTGGGACACGGCTACCACAACGCGCGCCTCGCCGTTCACCCGCCCCTGCAGCGGGAGACGCCCATGACCCTGGCCGAGACCGCCTCCATCTTCTGCGAGACGGTGGTACAGAACGCGGCCCTGGCAACCGCCACCGGGGCCGAACGGCTGTACGTCCTCGAAACGCAGCTGATGGGCCACGCGCAGGTTGTCGTGGACATCCACAGCCGCTTTCTGTTTGAGCGGGCGGTGTTCGAGCGGCGCGAGGCGGGCGACCTGGGGGCCCAGGACCTGAACGACCTGATGACCTGGGCACAGCGCGAGACCTACGGCGACGCCCTGGCGACGCTGCATCCCCACATGTGGGCGGTCAAGCCGCACTACTACAGCCTGGGCTTTTACAACTATCCCTACACCTTTGGTCTGCTGTTCGGGCTGGGTCTGTACGCCCAGTACGAGGCGGCGCGGGAAACGGGGGCGGAGGCCGAGTTCCAGGCCCGCTACGATGAACTGCTTGCCAGCACCGGCCGCGCCGATCCGCTGACCCTGGCCGCGCGCTTTGGCATCGACCTGCACACCCCCGACTTCTGGGAGGGCAGCCTGGACGTGATCCGGCGGCAGATCGGGGCATACGTGGAGGCGGTCGGGGCCGGCTGA
- a CDS encoding ABC transporter substrate-binding protein, with amino-acid sequence MRTRLTLSAALAVSGLMLSSAANAVTTLNVFMGSQQRPEVFQPLFDRFEKANPDIKIKIETGGATSEAQNQYLTTVLAARDDTLDIFLIDVVRTATFAAAGWAEPLNSYISGLDAYLGSFLPGPVNAATYNGKLYAMPAFTDAQFLYYRKDLLSKYKLSVPKTWDELTAAATKIQKGEGGNMQGFNFQGAPIEGTVCNFLETLWTAGGDARNVDSAAGRQGLGFLVDSVKSRLSSPASAEMKTDDSRQQFQAGNVAMGLNWSYAWAHFQGNSPQPTTVKGNVGVAPLPAFGKNASATCTGGWEWGVNAYGNHKKEAVKLLQFMSSVSVQREMAVNGAYLPVRKSLYSDKAVLAANPHFKALYPVVLKARPRPVTPNYPKVSEIIRNNVSAAVAGSKTVDAALKDMQRDLAPLLK; translated from the coding sequence ATGCGTACCCGCCTTACCCTGTCTGCCGCGCTCGCCGTCTCTGGCCTGATGCTCTCCAGCGCTGCCAACGCCGTGACCACCCTGAACGTCTTCATGGGGAGTCAGCAGCGCCCCGAGGTGTTCCAACCGCTGTTTGACCGCTTTGAGAAGGCCAACCCCGACATCAAGATCAAGATCGAGACCGGCGGCGCGACGAGCGAGGCCCAGAACCAGTACCTGACCACTGTGCTCGCTGCCCGCGACGACACCCTCGACATCTTCCTGATCGACGTGGTGCGGACCGCGACCTTTGCCGCGGCAGGCTGGGCCGAGCCGCTGAACAGCTACATCAGCGGGCTCGACGCCTACCTGGGCAGCTTCCTGCCGGGGCCGGTCAACGCGGCCACCTACAACGGCAAGCTGTACGCCATGCCCGCCTTCACCGACGCGCAGTTTCTGTACTACCGCAAGGACCTGCTGAGCAAGTACAAGCTGTCGGTGCCCAAGACCTGGGACGAGCTGACCGCCGCCGCCACCAAGATCCAGAAGGGCGAGGGCGGCAACATGCAGGGCTTCAATTTCCAGGGCGCACCCATCGAGGGCACCGTGTGCAACTTCTTGGAAACCCTGTGGACTGCCGGCGGCGACGCCAGGAACGTGGACAGCGCGGCGGGCAGGCAGGGTCTGGGGTTCCTGGTGGACTCGGTCAAGTCCAGGCTGTCCTCCCCGGCCAGCGCCGAGATGAAGACCGACGATTCGCGCCAGCAGTTCCAGGCCGGCAACGTGGCCATGGGCCTGAACTGGAGCTACGCCTGGGCACACTTCCAGGGCAACAGCCCACAGCCCACCACGGTCAAGGGCAACGTGGGTGTGGCCCCGCTGCCCGCCTTCGGCAAGAATGCCAGCGCCACCTGCACCGGCGGCTGGGAATGGGGCGTCAATGCCTACGGCAACCACAAGAAGGAGGCCGTCAAGCTGCTGCAGTTCATGTCCAGCGTGAGTGTCCAGCGTGAGATGGCCGTCAACGGCGCGTATCTGCCGGTGCGCAAGAGCCTGTACAGCGACAAGGCGGTGCTCGCCGCCAACCCGCACTTCAAGGCGCTGTACCCGGTGGTCCTCAAGGCCCGCCCGCGCCCGGTCACGCCCAACTATCCCAAGGTCAGCGAGATCATCCGCAACAACGTCTCTGCCGCCGTCGCGGGCAGCAAGACCGTGGACGCGGCCCTCAAGGACATGCAGCGCGACCTCGCCCCACTGCTGAAATAA